The Eublepharis macularius isolate TG4126 chromosome 11, MPM_Emac_v1.0, whole genome shotgun sequence genome includes a region encoding these proteins:
- the MYO1G gene encoding unconventional myosin-Ig isoform X2, whose translation MAEQESLEFGKADFVLLDQVTMEDFMENLKLRFEKGRIYTYIGEVVVSMNPYRQMDLYGKDMIEQYQGRELYERPPHLYAVADAAYKAMKRRAKDTCIVISGESGAGKTEASKYIMQYIAAITNPTQRAEVERVKNILLKSNCVLEAFGNAKTNRNDNSSRFGKYMDINFDFKGDPTGGHINNYLLEKSRILQQQPGERNFHAFYQLLLGASDALLDSLHLSRDPEAYRFTREGARNNYSGSDKANHRAVEGAMKVIGFSPEEMDSVYKILAAILHLGNVRFITTEDAMKIENEELLSYLAELTSTEAGSLLNALLHRTVAAGGGEVIQKAHSINEASYARDACAKAFYERLFCWIVARINKVIEVKNYDARIHGKNTVIGVLDIYGFEIFDTNSFEQFCINYCNEKLQQLFIELILRQEQAEYQREGIEWQHIEYFNNQIIVDLVEEPHKGIIAILDEACLTAGKVTDALFLESMNSRLSKHPHYTSRKVNPTDKSMEFGQDFRIKHYAGDVTYSVEGFLDKNKDTLFQDFKRLMFNRPCPAADVAGGQAEHHRGDQAASDSSHPLQELHRGAGGEPGLQGAVLCPLHQTQ comes from the exons GTTTGAGAAGGGAAGGATCTACACCTACattggggaggtggtggtctcCATGAACCCCTACAGGCAAATGGATCTGTATGGCAAGGACATGATTGAACAGTATCAGGGCCGAGAGCTGTACGAGAGGCCGCCTCATCTCTACGCAGTGGCTGATGCGGCCTACAAGGCCATGAAGCGAAGAGCCAAAGACACCTGCATTGTCATTTCAG GAGAGAGCGGAGCGGGGAAGACGGAAGCCAGCAAGTACATCATGCAATATATCGCTGCCATTACAAACCCTACCCAGAGAGCAGAAGTGGAGCG AGTAAAGAATATTTTGCTCAAGTCCAACTGCGTGCTGGAGGCTTTCGGCAACGCAAAGACTAACCGCAACGACAACTCCAGCCGCTTTGGCAAATACATGGACATCAACTTTGACTTCAAGGGGGACCCCACCGGGGGCCACATAAATAATTACCTCCTGGAGAAG TCTCGCATTCTTCAACAGCAGCCTGGAGAGAGGAACTTCCATGCCTTTTATCAG CTGCTTCTTGGGGCCTCGGACGCTTTATTGGACTCGCTCCATCTCAGCAGAGATCCTGAAGCCTACAGGTTTACCAGAGAGGGAGCCAGAAACAAT TACTCGGGCAGTGACAAAGCCAACCACAGAGCAGTTGAAGGTGCCATGAAGGTGATTGGCTTTAGCCCAGAGGAGATGGACTCCGTCTACAAGATCTTGGCGGCCATCTTGcacttg GGCAATGTCCGCTTCATCACCACAGAGGATGCCATGAAGATCGAGAACGAGGAGCTCCTTTCCTACCTGGCTGAGCTGACCTCGACAGAAGCAGGGAGTCTCCTTAATGCGCTCCTGCACCGGACGGTGgctgctgggggcggggaggtGATCCAGAAAGCGCACAGCATCAACGAAGCCAGCTACGCCAGGGACGCGTGTGCCAAG GCCTTCTACGAGCGTCTTTTCTGCTGGATCGTTGCCCGTATCAACAAAGTAATCGAGGTGAAGAACTATGATGCCCGAATCCACGGCAAGAACACTGTGATTGGTGTTCTGGATATCTATGGCTTTGAGATCTTTGACACCAATAG CTTCGAGCAGTTCTGCATCAACTATTGCAACGAGAAACTGCAGCAGCTCTTCATTGAACTGATCCTGCGACAGGAGCAGGCGGAATACCAACGTGAGGGCATTGAGTGGCAACAC ATTGAATACTTCAACAACCAAATCATTGTGGACCTGGTGGAAGAACCGCACAAGGGCATCATCGCCATTCTGGACGAGGCTTGTCTGACAGCTGGGAAAGTCACCGACGCCCTCTTCCTGGAGTCAATGAACAGCAGGCTCAGCAAACACCCCCACTATACCAGCCGGAAG GTCAACCCCACTGACAAGTCTATGGAGTTTGGACAGGACTTCCGGATCAAGCACTACGCAGGAGACGTGAC GTATTCTGTGGAGGGATTTCTAGACAAGAACAAGGACACCCTTTTCCAGGACTTCAAGCGGTTGATGTTCAACAG ACCCTGTCCTGCAGCAGATGTGGCCGGAGGGCAAGCAGAGCATCACCGAGGTGACCAAGCGGCCTCTGACAGCAGCCACCCTCTTCAAGAACTCCATCGTGGCGCTGGTGGAGAACCTGGCCTCCAAG GAGCCGTATTATGTCCGTTGCATCAAACCCAATGA